From a single Methylacidiphilum kamchatkense Kam1 genomic region:
- a CDS encoding sigma-70 family RNA polymerase sigma factor: MDNNDSALKLYLREISQIPLLTKEKEVELAKRIQQGDQEARRQMIQANLRLVVKIAHDYANSGLPLPDLISEGNIGLMKAVDRFDPSKGGKLSTYAAWWIKQSIKRALANQSKTIRLPVHLVDKIAKMRRVAMQLSEVLGRDPTDEELAEELGMSTTKVAELRTIAIRPASLDATVGEEEDGTSLGELVKDESATSPDQSVLDQNLKNTILELLPKLDERERKILSLRFGLEGNEQMTLEEIGKEFHVTRERIRQLQNIALRKIRKELEKQEKGKNRLTNKQSLKK; encoded by the coding sequence ATGGACAACAACGATTCTGCTCTCAAACTTTATTTAAGGGAAATAAGCCAAATTCCACTGCTGACAAAAGAAAAAGAAGTGGAATTGGCTAAAAGAATACAACAAGGGGATCAAGAGGCAAGACGGCAAATGATTCAGGCCAATCTCCGGTTGGTCGTGAAGATAGCCCATGACTATGCCAATAGTGGGTTGCCTCTACCAGACCTTATTTCCGAAGGCAACATTGGGCTAATGAAAGCCGTCGATCGCTTCGACCCCTCGAAGGGAGGGAAGCTGAGCACCTATGCTGCATGGTGGATCAAACAGTCTATCAAACGGGCTCTAGCCAATCAAAGTAAAACAATTCGGCTGCCGGTCCATCTTGTTGATAAAATAGCTAAGATGAGAAGGGTAGCCATGCAGCTGTCAGAAGTTCTTGGGAGGGATCCAACAGATGAAGAATTAGCTGAGGAACTCGGCATGTCTACGACCAAAGTTGCCGAGTTAAGGACGATTGCCATCAGACCTGCTTCTCTCGATGCCACGGTAGGAGAAGAAGAGGATGGCACATCCTTGGGAGAACTAGTTAAGGATGAATCAGCCACGAGTCCCGACCAATCTGTTCTTGACCAAAACCTCAAGAATACTATTCTTGAATTGCTGCCTAAGCTCGATGAAAGGGAAAGAAAAATATTGAGCCTTAGATTTGGGCTAGAAGGCAATGAACAAATGACTTTGGAAGAGATCGGAAAAGAATTTCATGTAACTAGGGAAAGAATTCGTCAACTCCAAAATATTGCTTTACGAAAAATTCGAAAAGAGCTAGAAAAACAAGAAAAAGGGAAAAACCGTCTTACCAATAAACAATCCTTAAAAAAATAG
- the lpxA gene encoding acyl-ACP--UDP-N-acetylglucosamine O-acyltransferase: MIHPTAIVSSKAEIGKDVSIGPWAIVEAGCSIGDGSEIRAHAVITGNSQIGKRNQIGFGAIIGAEPQDMAFKGGFSSVIIGDDNIIREYVTIHRGSAESSVTRIGNRCFLMAGSHVAHNCLVEDQVVLVNNVLLAGYVHVEKRAFLGGAAVIHQHVRIGELTMIRGQTRIGKDLPPYFMAVDTNEVSGINRVGLKRAGITEEIRRKIEEAYKILYFSGYNVSQALEKIEKVSQCNEIQKLVDFIRKTKRGICMARKKIRKTFKKNKASWPFKGQKEPIL, encoded by the coding sequence ATGATACATCCAACGGCAATTGTTAGTTCCAAGGCTGAAATTGGGAAAGATGTTTCTATTGGCCCATGGGCTATTGTGGAAGCCGGCTGTTCTATTGGTGATGGTTCTGAAATTCGGGCCCATGCCGTAATAACTGGAAATAGTCAGATTGGGAAAAGAAATCAGATTGGTTTTGGCGCAATCATTGGGGCTGAACCTCAGGACATGGCGTTTAAAGGGGGATTTTCTTCGGTTATTATTGGGGATGATAATATCATTCGAGAATATGTAACTATCCATCGTGGTTCGGCCGAATCGTCTGTTACAAGAATTGGGAATCGTTGTTTTCTCATGGCTGGAAGCCATGTAGCACATAACTGTTTGGTGGAAGATCAGGTTGTTTTGGTTAATAATGTTCTCCTTGCTGGCTATGTTCATGTTGAAAAAAGAGCGTTTTTAGGAGGCGCAGCGGTTATCCATCAACACGTAAGAATAGGGGAGCTTACGATGATTCGTGGTCAGACCCGGATTGGGAAAGATCTTCCTCCTTATTTTATGGCTGTCGATACGAACGAGGTTTCAGGAATCAATAGAGTTGGATTGAAAAGGGCAGGGATTACGGAGGAAATAAGAAGAAAAATCGAAGAGGCCTATAAGATTCTTTACTTTAGCGGATATAATGTTTCACAGGCCCTAGAAAAAATTGAAAAAGTTTCGCAGTGTAACGAAATTCAAAAACTTGTCGACTTTATTCGTAAGACAAAAAGAGGAATTTGCATGGCTAGGAAAAAAATAAGGAAGACTTTCAAGAAGAATAAAGCAAGCTGGCCTTTTAAAGGACAGAAAGAACCTATTCTTTAA
- the hflX gene encoding GTPase HflX, which translates to MISLVEEEKKETGILVGLDKGEKNFEEAFEELEELAISAGGLIIDRIVQRLSSPTAPFYIGKGKAKEIAEICKEKKVSFVLFNDDLSPIQCRNLSSLFGCKVLDRTQLILDIFAQRAKTREGKLQIELAQLLYLLPRLTRLWTHLSRQTGGIGTRGPGETQLEVDRRRIQEKIHRLKKELEEVKKTRYIQRSSRQKSPWPTACLVGYTNAGKSTLFNLLTNSKVLVENKLFATLDPTIRLFEFSGGQKIFLSDTVGFIQKLPFHLVESFKATLEEVKEADLLIHLVDISHPLSENQIEEVNKVLEQLGALDKPTILVWNKIDLVKSNGLIKRRIQEYPGSVPISAATGVGCEKLLLKIEQWLKTKRRYLSLKVPVDRMDMVAKFHRVGFGVETDYQPEGILVNGWIPLSFVSSFEPFNVLSNGHEGHENGNVRRIQ; encoded by the coding sequence ATGATATCTTTAGTCGAGGAGGAGAAAAAAGAAACGGGTATCCTTGTCGGATTAGATAAAGGAGAGAAGAATTTTGAAGAAGCTTTTGAGGAGTTAGAAGAATTAGCCATTTCGGCGGGTGGACTTATTATTGACAGGATTGTCCAGCGGCTCTCTTCTCCAACAGCTCCTTTTTATATTGGGAAAGGGAAAGCAAAAGAGATTGCAGAAATTTGTAAAGAAAAAAAGGTTTCTTTTGTCCTTTTTAATGACGATCTATCTCCCATTCAATGCCGTAATTTGAGTTCTCTTTTCGGTTGTAAGGTCCTGGATCGAACCCAACTTATTTTAGATATCTTTGCACAAAGAGCAAAGACAAGGGAAGGCAAACTCCAAATCGAACTTGCCCAACTGCTCTATCTGCTTCCTAGGTTAACACGTTTATGGACACACCTCTCTCGGCAGACTGGAGGAATTGGGACGCGGGGTCCTGGAGAAACTCAACTTGAAGTAGATCGCCGGCGTATCCAGGAAAAGATTCATAGATTAAAAAAAGAGCTCGAGGAAGTAAAGAAAACTCGATATATCCAACGAAGTAGCCGACAAAAGTCTCCATGGCCGACTGCTTGTCTTGTTGGATACACAAATGCAGGGAAATCCACCCTTTTTAATCTTCTAACCAATTCGAAAGTCCTTGTCGAAAATAAGCTTTTTGCTACCCTCGATCCGACCATTAGACTGTTTGAATTTTCAGGCGGTCAAAAAATATTCCTGTCTGATACGGTTGGGTTTATTCAAAAATTACCTTTTCATTTAGTTGAATCTTTTAAGGCAACTTTAGAAGAAGTCAAAGAGGCCGATTTATTGATTCATCTGGTAGATATTTCCCATCCTTTATCTGAAAATCAGATTGAAGAAGTGAATAAAGTTTTAGAACAGCTCGGAGCCTTAGACAAACCAACGATTCTGGTCTGGAATAAAATCGATTTAGTGAAGTCCAATGGACTTATTAAGAGAAGAATTCAGGAATATCCAGGTAGCGTACCCATTTCTGCGGCTACGGGAGTGGGATGTGAAAAGCTTTTACTTAAAATTGAGCAGTGGTTAAAAACGAAGCGTCGATATCTCTCTTTAAAGGTGCCTGTCGATAGGATGGACATGGTTGCTAAATTTCACCGGGTGGGCTTTGGCGTCGAGACCGATTATCAGCCTGAGGGGATTTTAGTTAATGGATGGATTCCCCTTTCTTTTGTTTCTTCCTTCGAACCGTTTAATGTTTTATCTAATGGCCATGAAGGACATGAAAATGGCAATGTGAGAAGGATACAATGA
- a CDS encoding complex I subunit 1/NuoH family protein has product MDGSLTVFILSTVIKIAVVVGVLLGIVAYTVLAERKICAAIQDRVGPNRVGLPFLKGRFWGLGQPIADAFKLMLKEQFVPGVVKKFYYTLAPFFVIIPPLVIIGLVPFASIDPVTISSLKIVVPQPGVIINAGAGVLWAFAISSLSVYGIVLAGWASNSKYAFLGGIRSTAQMISYEVALGFSVIPVFLLTGSLNFSDIVKFQIEHGWLVIPFLRNIWIGNFLRCGLFFLSLF; this is encoded by the coding sequence AAGATTGCCGTTGTTGTTGGTGTTCTTTTAGGCATTGTTGCTTATACCGTTTTGGCCGAAAGGAAAATATGCGCTGCCATTCAGGATAGAGTGGGACCTAACCGCGTGGGACTTCCTTTTCTTAAAGGACGTTTTTGGGGATTAGGCCAACCTATTGCCGATGCCTTTAAACTCATGCTTAAAGAACAATTTGTTCCTGGAGTTGTAAAAAAATTTTATTACACGCTCGCTCCTTTTTTTGTCATTATCCCTCCGTTAGTAATTATTGGTCTTGTTCCCTTTGCATCCATTGATCCAGTGACGATCTCTTCTTTGAAGATCGTTGTTCCTCAGCCTGGAGTCATTATCAATGCAGGAGCTGGCGTCTTATGGGCATTTGCTATCAGCTCTTTGAGCGTTTATGGGATTGTCCTTGCTGGATGGGCTTCCAATTCAAAATACGCTTTCCTAGGAGGTATACGGTCTACCGCTCAGATGATTTCTTATGAAGTAGCTCTTGGGTTTTCGGTCATACCTGTATTTCTTTTGACGGGAAGTTTGAATTTTTCTGATATTGTTAAATTTCAGATAGAACATGGTTGGTTGGTAATTCCTTTTTTGCGCAACATTTGGATTGGAAACTTTTTGCGATGTGGCCTTTTCTTTTTATCTCTTTTCTGA
- the miaA gene encoding tRNA (adenosine(37)-N6)-dimethylallyltransferase MiaA, which produces MALEQAPVFFLVGATSTGKTAIAHRIAEATGVSLLSIDSMQVYKKLDIGTAKPSLHERIRYRYGGIDLVDWKESFNVFLFIQWAKEYLFKELQQKRAILVVGGCGLYFRAMTRGLCAAPAADALLRKSLEKLDKKKLTELLIQIDPLAASSIDCSNPRRVIRAIEVKKCSGISIIEWQQKTTFPLVVPSLAFWIDRPKSELEIRLRNRIQSMFEAGWEKETCMLLEDGGIEAIERCQAIGYKRIGQYLLQREKNKVKLMEDIFREHCAYGKRQKTWFKRENSLSYCLLKNEQEECSFIKSYIEKINFFVRK; this is translated from the coding sequence ATGGCATTGGAACAGGCACCAGTATTTTTTTTGGTTGGTGCGACATCAACTGGAAAAACAGCAATCGCTCATAGAATTGCTGAAGCAACGGGGGTATCCCTTTTGTCGATTGATTCGATGCAAGTTTATAAAAAACTTGATATAGGAACAGCAAAACCTTCTCTACATGAGAGAATTCGGTATAGGTATGGGGGTATAGATCTAGTAGATTGGAAAGAGTCTTTTAATGTCTTTCTTTTTATCCAATGGGCTAAAGAGTATTTATTCAAAGAGCTGCAACAGAAGCGAGCTATTTTAGTAGTTGGGGGCTGTGGTCTTTATTTCCGGGCAATGACTAGGGGACTTTGTGCGGCACCTGCAGCGGATGCACTGTTGAGGAAATCATTAGAAAAATTAGATAAGAAAAAACTAACAGAGCTTTTAATACAGATCGATCCTTTAGCCGCATCTTCTATCGACTGTTCCAATCCAAGGAGAGTGATTCGAGCCATAGAAGTTAAAAAATGTAGTGGCATCTCTATTATTGAATGGCAGCAAAAAACAACTTTTCCGTTGGTGGTTCCTTCATTGGCCTTTTGGATTGATCGTCCTAAGTCAGAATTAGAAATACGCTTAAGGAATAGAATCCAGAGTATGTTTGAAGCCGGATGGGAAAAGGAAACATGCATGCTCCTTGAAGACGGAGGCATTGAGGCAATCGAAAGATGTCAGGCCATTGGTTATAAGCGAATTGGCCAGTATTTGCTGCAAAGAGAAAAAAATAAAGTAAAATTGATGGAAGATATATTTAGAGAGCATTGTGCCTATGGGAAAAGACAAAAAACTTGGTTCAAAAGGGAGAATTCTTTAAGTTACTGTTTGTTGAAAAATGAACAAGAAGAGTGTTCATTTATTAAAAGTTATATTGAAAAAATAAATTTTTTTGTTCGTAAATAA
- a CDS encoding diflavin oxidoreductase yields MEGSLELVPKENIRKLPETAPLSLVEKAWISGFLAGIMEYAEAGRPFPSIPKWAPISPVARQWAEEFIFNLLSFPQTELQKEGESSRTNHLTIKIFFGSQTGNAEELAKRMGRKLQSVKFPVSVIDLADFKSVDLTKESYAIFFISTFGEGEPPDNAREFWEYLSSSEAPRLENLQYALLALGDSAYPDFCQAGKNVDKRLEELGAKRIYPRVDCDVDYEESASKWIDSVLEILPRSLQISDQNEQALSVETKGEGQKVSVPLTPKKVSVPQPPFNKQNPFPSRVLENRRLTLMGSEKETRHLELSLEGSDLSYLPGDAVGVFPTNWPVLVQEIIETLGYTGEEIVPTPSGENVPLREALYRHYEINSILDDFPKKGIGALELVKNLRSLSPRYYSIACSPKLYEMEVHLTVVVVRYIQHGRWRRGICSNFLAEASPKVPIPIFIRSNPNFRIPSDPDTPMIMIGPGTGIAPFRAFLQERMAIGAKGKNWLFFGEQHRATDFFYQEELEDFLKKGVLTRLDTAFSRDQSYKIYVQHRMLENAQDFWSWLQEGAYVYVCGDAHRMAKDVDAALHRICETAGGLSKEKAQEYVQNLRSTKRYLRDVY; encoded by the coding sequence ATGGAGGGTTCCTTAGAATTGGTACCAAAAGAGAACATACGAAAGCTTCCTGAGACAGCTCCGCTATCCTTGGTAGAGAAAGCGTGGATTAGCGGTTTCCTGGCTGGCATAATGGAATATGCGGAGGCTGGAAGACCCTTTCCTTCTATTCCTAAATGGGCACCAATTTCCCCAGTAGCGCGTCAATGGGCAGAAGAATTCATCTTTAATTTACTCTCTTTCCCTCAGACCGAACTACAAAAGGAAGGAGAGTCTTCTAGGACGAATCATTTAACCATAAAAATATTTTTTGGGAGTCAAACAGGAAACGCCGAAGAGCTAGCGAAGCGAATGGGGAGGAAGTTGCAGTCTGTAAAGTTTCCCGTATCGGTCATCGATCTAGCTGATTTCAAAAGTGTTGATTTAACTAAAGAATCCTATGCTATTTTCTTTATAAGTACTTTTGGGGAAGGGGAACCTCCAGATAATGCGAGAGAATTTTGGGAGTATTTGTCTTCTTCAGAGGCTCCTAGATTAGAAAATCTCCAATACGCCCTTTTGGCATTGGGCGATTCTGCTTATCCAGATTTTTGTCAAGCTGGGAAAAATGTGGATAAAAGATTGGAAGAGCTGGGAGCCAAAAGGATCTATCCAAGGGTTGATTGCGATGTGGATTATGAAGAATCGGCTTCCAAATGGATAGATAGTGTTTTGGAAATTTTGCCACGTTCTTTACAGATTTCAGATCAGAATGAGCAGGCTCTTAGCGTGGAAACAAAGGGGGAAGGGCAAAAAGTAAGTGTTCCTTTGACCCCCAAAAAAGTTTCAGTTCCACAACCCCCTTTTAATAAACAAAACCCTTTTCCTTCGAGAGTGTTAGAAAACAGGCGATTAACATTAATGGGTTCTGAGAAAGAAACACGGCATCTGGAGTTATCTTTGGAAGGCTCCGATTTGAGTTATCTTCCGGGAGATGCCGTGGGCGTTTTCCCAACGAACTGGCCAGTGCTTGTTCAAGAAATCATTGAAACATTAGGTTATACCGGAGAAGAAATTGTTCCCACACCAAGTGGTGAAAATGTTCCATTGCGAGAAGCCTTATATCGGCATTACGAAATCAACTCTATTCTTGACGATTTTCCAAAGAAGGGGATTGGGGCTCTTGAACTTGTTAAAAATTTAAGATCCCTTTCTCCTCGATATTATTCTATTGCCTGTAGCCCAAAGCTGTATGAAATGGAAGTTCACCTTACGGTGGTAGTTGTGAGATATATTCAACATGGACGATGGAGAAGGGGTATATGTTCTAATTTTCTGGCTGAAGCCTCCCCCAAAGTCCCCATTCCTATTTTTATTCGATCTAATCCCAATTTTCGTATTCCCTCTGATCCAGACACACCCATGATTATGATAGGACCTGGAACGGGGATTGCTCCTTTTAGGGCTTTTCTTCAGGAGAGGATGGCTATAGGAGCGAAAGGGAAAAATTGGCTTTTCTTTGGAGAGCAGCATCGTGCCACGGATTTCTTTTATCAGGAGGAACTCGAAGATTTTTTAAAGAAGGGTGTATTGACTCGACTCGATACTGCTTTTTCACGTGATCAGTCTTATAAAATTTATGTCCAACATCGGATGTTGGAGAATGCTCAAGACTTTTGGAGTTGGTTGCAGGAGGGGGCCTACGTGTATGTATGCGGCGATGCCCATAGGATGGCAAAAGATGTTGATGCAGCTCTTCATAGGATTTGTGAGACTGCGGGAGGGCTTTCCAAAGAAAAAGCTCAAGAATATGTCCAAAATCTTCGCTCTACCAAAAGATACTTGCGTGATGTCTATTGA
- a CDS encoding L,D-transpeptidase family protein translates to MNYIVSKMDARPNKTLFIVLFIGLLVVLFSLFLLYFIDKIERMFPKKFPKQQKITVVVPTPTSCEGYMRFFERIGDGGQWTSESDFIPVLIGRNGLSWGRGLHDIQEGEQKKEGDGKTPAGIFNLGLIMGVAKELPLGASWPLYHKKSPLDAWIEDPTLPHYNHLVTISEASSPPTWFEKQRLRIEDPHLEWMVFIEHNYPDAIPGMGSAVFLHERYGEHTPTSGCVAMEKERLIELIRWISYDAKPKIVILSIPDYARLQIQWDLPPLHQAYPEAFLIVNQNKQ, encoded by the coding sequence TTGAACTACATAGTATCTAAGATGGATGCTCGTCCTAACAAAACCCTTTTCATAGTTCTTTTTATAGGCCTTTTAGTTGTCCTTTTTTCTCTTTTTCTTTTGTATTTTATAGATAAGATCGAAAGAATGTTTCCCAAAAAATTTCCTAAACAACAAAAAATTACTGTTGTCGTTCCTACCCCAACTTCTTGTGAAGGGTATATGAGATTTTTTGAAAGAATCGGAGATGGAGGACAATGGACCTCAGAGTCCGATTTTATTCCCGTTCTTATCGGCAGAAACGGTTTATCGTGGGGTAGAGGATTGCACGACATACAGGAAGGAGAACAAAAAAAAGAGGGAGATGGAAAGACTCCAGCTGGTATCTTTAATTTGGGATTAATCATGGGAGTTGCTAAAGAGCTCCCATTAGGAGCTAGCTGGCCTTTATACCATAAAAAAAGCCCTCTGGATGCTTGGATCGAAGATCCCACCTTACCCCATTATAATCATCTTGTCACTATTTCTGAAGCTTCTTCTCCTCCAACATGGTTTGAAAAGCAACGCCTTCGTATCGAAGATCCGCATTTGGAATGGATGGTCTTCATAGAACATAACTATCCAGATGCTATCCCAGGCATGGGAAGTGCTGTTTTCCTCCATGAAAGATATGGAGAACATACCCCTACTTCTGGTTGTGTCGCAATGGAAAAGGAAAGATTAATCGAATTAATTCGATGGATATCTTATGATGCCAAGCCTAAAATTGTGATCCTCTCTATTCCTGATTATGCTAGGCTTCAAATCCAGTGGGACCTTCCCCCTTTGCACCAAGCCTATCCAGAGGCTTTTCTAATTGTGAATCAAAACAAACAATAA
- the cysK gene encoding cysteine synthase A, with protein sequence MLIFPSIIQTIGRTPLVRLNKMTQGLEAQVAIKCEFFNPLSSVKDRIGIAMIDQAEREGKINSKTTIIEPTSGNTGIALAFVAAAKGYSLILTMPESMSIERRTLLALLGARLVLTPAQQGMRGAVEKAMEIASKTENSWIPQQFDNPANPEIHRRTTAEEIWKDTEGKVDIFVAGVGTGGTITGVSEVIKKRKSSFYSVAVEPAASPVISQTLRGEPLKPGPHKIQGIGAGFVPKNLNLKIIDEVFTVTDQEAITTAQRLASEEGILAGISSGATVFAALEIAKRKENKGKLIVAIAASTGERYLSTALAEQAKKFAGGMI encoded by the coding sequence ATGCTTATTTTCCCCTCTATCATTCAGACAATAGGAAGGACGCCCTTGGTTCGGTTAAATAAAATGACCCAAGGATTGGAGGCACAGGTTGCCATAAAATGTGAATTTTTCAACCCTTTGAGCAGTGTCAAAGACCGCATTGGTATCGCAATGATCGATCAGGCGGAAAGAGAAGGAAAAATAAACTCGAAGACCACGATCATTGAACCGACTTCTGGGAACACTGGGATTGCATTGGCCTTCGTAGCGGCTGCCAAAGGTTATTCTCTTATTTTAACCATGCCTGAAAGCATGAGTATCGAACGAAGAACTCTTTTAGCCCTCCTTGGTGCTCGTCTGGTACTGACTCCGGCTCAACAAGGCATGCGTGGGGCGGTCGAGAAAGCAATGGAAATCGCATCGAAAACAGAAAATAGTTGGATCCCTCAACAATTTGACAATCCCGCTAACCCTGAAATCCACCGGAGGACTACAGCCGAAGAAATCTGGAAAGATACAGAGGGAAAAGTAGATATTTTTGTTGCTGGTGTGGGAACTGGAGGCACAATTACAGGAGTCAGTGAGGTAATAAAGAAAAGAAAATCATCGTTTTATTCTGTTGCTGTCGAACCAGCTGCCTCTCCTGTCATTTCTCAAACCCTAAGAGGGGAACCTCTAAAGCCTGGCCCCCATAAAATTCAAGGGATAGGAGCAGGTTTTGTCCCCAAAAATCTGAATCTTAAAATAATTGATGAAGTCTTTACAGTAACTGATCAAGAGGCAATCACTACGGCTCAACGACTCGCTTCCGAAGAAGGCATTCTAGCAGGCATTTCTTCAGGAGCAACCGTTTTTGCCGCTCTCGAAATTGCCAAGCGCAAAGAAAATAAAGGGAAATTGATTGTGGCCATCGCAGCCAGTACGGGAGAAAGATACTTGAGCACAGCCCTTGCCGAGCAAGCTAAAAAATTTGCAGGTGGTATGATCTAA
- a CDS encoding adenine phosphoribosyltransferase translates to MTYVLSSSIERLKEKIRNIPNFPRQGVQFKDITPAIGEGQFFRLIMTIFISRYQKKKIDKIAAIDARGFIFAGALAHSLGVGIIPIRKKGKLPYKTYELPYKSEYGEEILTIHQDAITKGESILIVDDVLATGNTALTAALLIEKCGGNLMELGFLAELCDLKGREKLFPFPCYSILQF, encoded by the coding sequence ATGACCTATGTTTTAAGTAGCTCTATCGAAAGGCTTAAGGAGAAGATTCGAAATATCCCAAATTTTCCTCGTCAGGGAGTCCAATTTAAAGATATTACTCCTGCAATCGGGGAGGGGCAGTTCTTTAGATTGATAATGACGATCTTTATTTCCCGTTATCAAAAGAAAAAGATTGATAAAATTGCTGCGATCGATGCCCGAGGATTTATTTTTGCAGGAGCTTTGGCTCATTCTCTGGGAGTTGGTATCATTCCCATCCGGAAAAAGGGAAAATTGCCCTATAAAACTTATGAATTGCCTTATAAAAGTGAATATGGAGAAGAAATTTTAACAATACATCAGGACGCCATCACCAAGGGAGAAAGTATCCTCATTGTAGATGATGTGCTGGCAACTGGCAACACAGCGCTTACCGCAGCTTTACTCATCGAAAAGTGTGGAGGGAATCTGATGGAGTTAGGATTTCTTGCTGAGCTATGTGATTTAAAAGGCAGAGAAAAACTTTTCCCTTTTCCCTGTTATTCTATTCTTCAGTTCTAG